From Penicillium psychrofluorescens genome assembly, chromosome: 6, one genomic window encodes:
- a CDS encoding uncharacterized protein (ID:PFLUO_008637-T1.cds;~source:funannotate), protein MDVAIIGSGIIGLLSALTLTEAGYTVTIIARDLPGDETQDWASPWAGAALMPQPDAKEHSLQVDSFKYYWALAQRDPTSGIQVVKASEFYDDRTDDSSIWYKYVVPNYRRIPTGDLPGGATIGFTFQTMTLNPTVFLPWIKKELEARGVRFVRKELQSIEEAEKITGCGIVVHASGLGAFHLAGDNDVVAIRGQTMFVETDFDELLMLQGSQYSYVIPRLYSGGAIIGGVSQEGNLDRNVDEELRPDILARTKKLSPGRFDSVDLKNDSTKNIVAFRPGRKGGYRLEAEGNVVHAYGFGGLGYVYSYGAALKVRDLVKSLTQGKTSYRSQL, encoded by the exons ATGGACGTGGCAATTATTGGCTCGGGTATCATCGGCCTGTTATCAGCTCTCACTCTGACCGAAGCTGGGTACACTGTGACTATTATCGCACGCGACTTACCGGGAGATGAGACCCAGGACTGGGCGAGCCCTTG GGCGGGAGCGGCATTAATGCCGCAGCCAGATGCGAAAGAGCATTCCCTCCAGGTGGACAGCTTCAAGTATTACTGGGCTCTTGCACAGCGGGATCCTACCAGTGGGATCCAG GTGGTCAAAGCAAGTGAGTTTTACGATGACCGAACGGATGATTCGAGTATTTGGTACAAGTATGTTGTGCCAAACTATCGCCGAATCCCTACCGGCGACCTTCCCGGAGGGGCAACAATAGGGTTCACTTTCCAAACCATGACACTCAACCCCACGGTATTCCTTCCCTGGATCAAGAAAGAGTTGGAGGCGCGCGGGGTACGGTTTGTTCGCAAAGAACTTCAATccatcgaagaagccgagaAGATTACGGGATGCGGCATCGTTGTCCATGCATCTGGACTCGGTGCTTTTCATCTCGCCGGCGACAACGACGTGGTCGCTATTCGCGGACAAACAATGTTCGTGGAAACCGACTTCGATGAGCTCCTGATGCTGCAAGGATCGCAATACTCGTACGTTATCCCCCGACTGTATTCAGGAGGTGCGATCATCGGGGGAGTGAGCCAGGAAGGGAATTTAGATCGCAAcgtggacgaggagttgCGACCTGATATCCTTGCAAGAACGAAGAAACTTTCCCCGGGAAGATTTGATTCGGTGGATTTGAAGAACGACAGTACCAAAAACATCGTCGCTTTTCGACCCGGCAGAAAAGGGGGTTATCGCCTTGAAGCAGAAGGGAACGTGGTACACGCATATGGATTCGGCGGACTTGGATACGTATACAGCTATGGGGCGGCCTTGAAGGTTCGGGACTTGGTGAAGTCGTTGACACAGGGCAAAACTTCATATAGAAGTCAGCTCTGA
- a CDS encoding uncharacterized protein (ID:PFLUO_008633-T1.cds;~source:funannotate) — MSNVKSGKKTRSAIADVVSREYTINLHKRCHGVSFKKRAPRAIKEIRAFAEQAMGTKDVRLDPQLNKKVWEAGIKGVPFRLRVRISRKRNDEEGAVERLYSHVQAVNVKNPKGLHTATVDDA; from the exons ATGTCCAACGTCAAGTCCGGCAAGAAGACCCGCTCGGCCATCGCCGACGTGGTGTCGCGCGAGTACACCATCAACCTGCACAAGCGG TGCCACGGCGTCAGCTTCAAGAAGCGCGCTCCCCGcgccatcaaggagatccgcGCCTTTGCCGAGCAGGCCATG GGCACCAAGGACGTCCGCCTCGACCCCCAGCTGAACAAGAAGGTTTGGGAGGCCGGCATCAAGGGCGTTCCCTTCCGTCTGCGCGTGCGCATTTCCCGCAAGCGTaacgacgaggagggcgcCGTGGAGCGTCTGTACTCGCACGTCCAGGCTGTGAACGTCAAGAACCCCAAGGGTCTGCACACTGCCACCGTTGACGATGCGTAA
- a CDS encoding uncharacterized protein (ID:PFLUO_008635-T1.cds;~source:funannotate) → MVALDTVRKHNSTLKDLGPNLVAVFVGGTSGIGETTARAFVKHTLSPRVYLIGRNESQASKIIEELRQLNNDSQASFVKCDVSRLHDVDEACKTIQSKEDKVNLLFMSPGIMTTKGRDETDEGVDKKLSLHYYARMRFLVNLLPQLTNAGTSNQLSRTISVLSAGHEAKLLLDDLPLKNHYSLGNCANHAITMNSLAMEELAASHPATSFIHAYPGGVNTGLMDNLLGRFGSNVLFFLAKPWVVPLDQSGERHLYAATSSTYSSRDRKADGAVTGADGTKGSGAYLLSWDGSVTGNQKILNGYRRDGTRKTVWEHTLGVFESVCGRKE, encoded by the exons ATGGTCGCTCTTGACACCGTGCGCAAACATAATTCAACCCTGAAGGACTTGGGGCCTAACCTGGTGGCCGTCTTCG TCGGCGGCACCAGTGGCATCGGTGAAACCACCGCCCGGGCCTTTGTGAAACATACTCTCTCTCCGCGCGTCTATCTCATCGGACGCAATGAGAGCCAAGCATCCAAGATCATCGAGGAACTGCGCCAGCTGAACAATGACAGCCAAGCCAGCTTCGTCAAGTGCGACGTCTCGCGCCTGCACGACGTGGACGAAGCCTGCAAGACCATCCAGTCCAAGGAGGATAAGGTCAACCTGTTGTTCATGAGCCCGGGCATTATGACGACCAAAGGCCGCGACG AAACCGACGAAGGCGTGGACAAGAAGCTGAGTCTTCACTACTATGCGCGCATGCGATTCCTGGTCAATCTGTTGCCGCAGTTGACCAACGCGGGCACCTCGAATCAACTCTCTCGCACAATCTCCGTGCTCAGTGCCGGCCACGAGGCAAAACTCCTGCTGGATGACCTGCCGCTGAAGAACCACTACTCACTTGGCAACTGCGCCAACCACGCCATCACTATGAACTCCCTGGCCATGGAAGAGCTGGCGGCATCGCACCCAGCCACCTCCTTCATCCATGCATACCCCGGTGGAGTGAACACGGGCCTGATGGACAATTTACTGGGCCGATTCGGCTCGAatgttcttttcttcctggcgAAGCCGTGGGTAGTTCCCCTGGACCAGAGCGGCGAGAGACACCTCTATGCGGCTACCAGCTCGACCTATTCCTCGCGAGATCGCAAGGCTGATGGGGCTGTGACTGGGGCTGACGGGACTAAGGGGTCGGGAGCGTATCTGCTCTCTTGGGATGGCTCCGTGACTGGGAATCAGAAGATCTTGAATGGATATCGCCGTGATGGGACCCGGAAGACAGTGTGGGAGCATACGCTCGGGGTATTTGAGAGTGTCTGTGGAAGGAAGGAGTAA
- a CDS encoding uncharacterized protein (ID:PFLUO_008634-T1.cds;~source:funannotate), which yields MAAFLKKPLKLALVQLASGVDKTANLTHARSKVLEAAKAGAGLIVLPECFNSPYGTAHFPKYAETLLPSPPTKEQSPSFHALSAIAAEANAYLVGGSIPELEPTTKKYYNTSLVFSPSGALIGTHRKTHLFDIDIPGKIAFRESDVLSPGNQLTILDLPEYGKVGLAICYDIRFPEAAMIAARKGAFLLLYPGAFNTTTGPLHWELLGRARAVDNQTYVGMCSPARDMDADYHAYGHSLVADPGAHILGMADEKETIVYADLDNETIKNIRSSIPIYTQRRFDLYPDVSGEN from the exons ATGGCTGCCTTCCTGAAGAAACCCCTAAAACTGGCCCTGGTGCAGTTGGCATCGG GCGTCGATAAGACCGCCAACCTCACCCATGCCCGCAGCAAGGTTCTCGAGGCCGCCAAAGCAGGCGCAGGCCTGATTGTCCTGCCCGAGTGCTTCAACTCCCCCTACGGCACCGCACACTTCCCCAAATACGCCGAGACTCTactcccctccccgcccACGAAAGAGCAGTCCCCCTCTTTCCACGCCCTCTCCGCgatcgccgccgaggccaacGCATACCTGGTCGGCGGCAGTATCCCAGAATTGGAGCCCACCACCAAGAAATACTACAATACCTCGCtggtcttctcgccgtcgggCGCCTTGATCGGCACCCACCGCAAGACGCACTTGTTCGACATTGATATCCCCGGCAAGATCGCCTTCAGGGAAAGCGATGTGCTCTCCCCGGGCAACCAGCTCACCATCCTCGACCTTCCGGAATATGGCAAGGTCGGGCTGGCCATCTGCTACGACATCCGCTTCCCGGAGGCGGCCATGATCGCGGCGCGCAAGGGTGCTTTTTTGCTCCTCTACCCGGGTGCTTTCAATACCACCACAGGTCCGCTGCACTGGGAATTACTCGGTCGGGCCCGCGCAGTCGATAATCAGACATATGTGGGAATGTGCAGTCCCGCGCGGGATATGGACGCGGATTACCATGCCTATGGGCACAGTTTGGTCGCCGATCCCGGTGCCCATATCCTCGGCAtggcggatgagaaggagaCCATTGTGTATGCGGATTTGGATAACGAGACGATCAAGAATATTCGGTCGAGCATCCCGATCTATACCCAGCGCCGGTTTGATCTGTATCCGGATGTGAGTGGGGAGAATTAG
- a CDS encoding uncharacterized protein (ID:PFLUO_008636-T1.cds;~source:funannotate) — MFEDFSFSSPSSHPPRLTVDADDRILLDCDSTLVSPLSSRCPSPQSHRFRGSGSRPRNSYFRSPPAPTSVPFPYEAKRLSISTLTQKLHEHSLHPAQHSHDSSPVSATLPGSRFAGYILTPPDTDHDEEGLGMSDHLSSPLSSSASPTSMPVDSRDQGRRTADRSPNGGGGGLLDQLNVRMQRQRIAQLQCSPAEMDAIRRTVLADEDDESCLGGDEDCHPSSLPPRSPPRRRTTTPARSRFGPDSSVSASGPGTATSHARRKSSSAGVLLPHANRVEKSQGAGPSKRSEHGLRRKSLVSAALANLKE; from the coding sequence atgttCGAggacttctccttctcgtcgcCATCGTCGCACCCGCCACGACTCACAGTGGACGCCGACGACCGGATTTTGCTAGACTGCGATAGCACGCTGGTCTCGCCGCTCTCCTCGCGATGTCCATCGCCGCAGTCCCATCGGTTTCGAGGGTCAGGGTCTCGCCCTCGCAACTCCTACTTCCGttctccgcctgctccgaCCTCTGTGCCATTTCCGTACGAAGCAAAGAGATTGTCTATCTCGACCTTGACCCAGAAACTGCACGAACATAGCCTGCACCCTGCACAACACTCCCATGACTCTTCCCCTGTCTCTGCAACACTGCCGGGGTCAAGATTCGCAGGGTACATCCTGACGCCGCCAGATACGGACCACGATGAAGAAGGGCTCGGGATGAGTGACCACCTGTCGTCGCCTCTATCGTCCAGCGCGAGTCCCACCTCCATGCCCGTGGACTCTCGGGATCAAGGCAGGAGAACAGCAGACCGATCACCAaatggtggtggcggcggactACTCGATCAACTGAACGTGCGCATGCAGCGACAGCGCATCGCCCAGCTACAATGCAGTCCCGCCGAAATGGACGCCATTCGCCGAACAGTGCtagccgacgaagacgacgaaaGCTGCCTCGGTGGGGACGAAGATTGCCATCCCAGCTCCCTGCCCCCACGGTCCCCGCCACGGCGACGAACGACCACTCCAGCGCGCAGCCGATTCGGCCCAGACTCTTCTGTCTCTGCATCGGGACCGGGGACGGCGACGTCCCATGCCCGGCGGAAGAGCAGTTCTGCTGGGGTCTTGCTGCCTCATGCGAACCGGGTTGAGAAAAGCCAGGGTGCGGGTCCGTCTAAGCGCAGCGAGCATGGTTTGAGACGGAAGAGTCTGGTGAGTGCTGCGCTGGCGAATCTGAAGGAGTGA